A genomic region of Alligator mississippiensis isolate rAllMis1 chromosome 4, rAllMis1, whole genome shotgun sequence contains the following coding sequences:
- the LYPD6 gene encoding ly6/PLAUR domain-containing protein 6, translating to MEPQPTLAWVLLLSLIADCLKAVQPRDFTVKDIIYLHPSTTPYPGGFKCFTCEKAVDNYECNRWAPDVYCPKGTRYCFTQHKLEDSGKSISVTKRCVPLEDCLSTGCVDLKYEGQKICTSCCEGNICNLPLPRNATDAVFATTSPINQTKRLSQHISLITSCLLLVFTS from the exons ATGGAACCCCAGCCTACCCTGGCCTGGGTCCTACTACTGAGCCTGATCGCTGACTGTCTGAAAGCTGTTCAACCTCGAGACTTTACAGTGAAAGACATTATCTATCTTCATCCTTCAA CCACCCCATATCCTGGTGGATTTAAATGCTTCACCTGTGAAAAAGCAGTGGACAATTATGAATGCAACCGGTGGGCTCCAGATGTCTATTGTCCAAAAG GTACAAGATACTGCTTCACACAACACAAGCTGGAAGACAGTGGAAAGAGCATATCTGTCACCAAGCGATGTGTGCCATTAGAAGACTGTTTGTCTACAGGCTGTGTAGATTTAAAATATGAAGGACAGAAG atctGCACTTCCTGCTGTGAAGGAAATATCTGCAACTTACCATTACCAAGAAATGCAACTGATGCAGTATTTGCAACAACATCCCCTATAAACCAGACAAAAAGACTTTCACAACACATATCACTAATAACTTCATGTCTCTTATTGGTATTTACTTCATAG